A single window of Granulicella mallensis MP5ACTX8 DNA harbors:
- a CDS encoding alpha/beta fold hydrolase, producing the protein MMRHQYCHVVIRGVRLAYIEREAIGGQDASPILLLHALLATAETLTELIAGLPPDRRIVAIDLLSAQPTDEEKKLDVHQASLTGLIHDFMKNIGLVQPVLIGHSHGGALALRRRLQRR; encoded by the coding sequence ATGATGCGTCACCAGTACTGCCACGTGGTCATCAGAGGCGTTCGCCTGGCCTACATCGAGCGGGAAGCAATCGGAGGACAAGATGCATCGCCGATCCTGTTGCTTCATGCGTTGCTGGCTACCGCGGAAACGCTGACGGAGCTAATTGCCGGGCTGCCGCCCGACCGTCGGATTGTGGCGATCGACCTCCTTTCGGCACAGCCTACCGATGAGGAGAAAAAGCTGGATGTTCATCAGGCAAGTCTTACTGGGCTGATCCACGATTTCATGAAGAATATTGGTCTGGTGCAACCCGTTCTTATCGGGCATTCACATGGCGGAGCGCTCGCCTTGCGGCGACGGCTGCAACGGCGTTGA